The region taaaaaaaaaaaaaaagacactacATTCAAACACACGGAACTACAGTAAACAGAGTGTTAATCAGATCCACCTATGCCCActtggagagagatggaaggtGAGCGTGGGTCGAAGGACAGTGTGGATGGAGGATCACTACGGATGGTTCCAGAAGAATATGTTCAGCCCTAAGCTTCACTCACTCAGGACTGCAatactcactcaaacacaccgaGTCAGTGCCCTCTCagctgggacaggctccagaTGGGTAGCAACTAGAAACTAGGCTTGCAACTCAAGGCTAGTGAGTTTGACTGACAGGTGGGGTGCTCCTATTGTACCTGAATTgattcagtaaaatatccacCTGTATAAAtggagtgtatatacagtaaaaatgtaatctgtgtcATTTTTTCTTAATAAGCCTGACTGcggaaatgtaatgtcacacAAGCTGAACATCTGCAGTATAACGAAGATGATTTATAGATTTAATATAATCTATCCTTGCAGTAAAATTATTAAAAGATTAAGTGGCTGTTAATCTTAACATCTGAAGAAATTTCCCTCTAAATGAAGATCTCCCGGGCATTATCTGCGCTAATTCTCCATCCACACCCCTTATCACACCCCCATCCTTTTTCTTCATCCAGCTCTTAAATCCTCTCCTTCACCCCCCCGCTCTACCACCCCTACTGAAAACAACCTCAAGGCCTCCTTCTCGAACGCCTCCATCTCATCCTCCATCTCATCATtgtcctctccctcaccctccaccATATCCTccaaaatgtcagctaaatctTCCACAAAATCCCTGAAGGAAATCTTGTCATGGGTGAAAACCCCGTCCACGAAAAAATCCTTGACTAGCTTGCCTATTTCTTCCCCGCCACCGACGCCAGCCGCCTCCATCTTACTCAAGTAGCCTGCGAGGAGAGCCTCGAAATCAGAGAGCTGAACAGGAGCGAGTCCTTCTACTTTGGCACACTCTGCGATACCGTGACACTGCACTAGGGGGCGGTAGAAGTGCTGGAGTTTCTCCCGCTTGCGTTTCCAGTACTGGTTGTGCTCGTGGTGCCGGTGTGAGGGATCCAGTGGGGTCTTGTCTGCTGTACCCTGCCAGTGCCTGTCTTTCTTGGCCTTCTCCTTCTGCTCGCCCACGCCTTCCCTCCCGTTCCTGCTCTCCTCGTGCTTGTGATGACCCTCTTTACTATGCggtttcctctcctccttccagccatctttttttctctcccagtTTTTGTACCaccctttctccttctcctcttccctcGGTTTCCAGTCTTTCCcgcccctctctccgtctctgccCGCCTTCCACTCCTTCTCACCTGCCTGttcctttctttccttctgCTTCCGTTCTTTCCCCTCATTTCGTCCGCCGTGCCACTCCCTTTTCCAGTCCTTTTCTGCCCTCCgttcttttctctcctccatctccttccACACTCTATcagctcctctccctctctcccctccttcttTCCaatccttctctcctctccactcgTTCCTCGGTTCTTTTTCCCtgcctccgtctctccctccatttctccGTCCGTGagcctctttctcccccctccacTCTTTCCCCTGCTccgctctctcactccctgcttcccacGGTCTCTTCCccttctctccacctctcttccCCAGCTTTTCCACCTGCTCGGTCAGcctcctctccatctccaccagcccctctctcactcctttcTTCCCCCCTTCCTCTGCCTTCATCCCCTCCAGCCTCTTCCTGCTGCCCTCTAACAGAACCTTCTGtcgctccagctcctcctccagacTCCCcgcctggctcttctcctccgTCGCTCCTGCCTCCTCCCCCACTGCAGGGGTCTGGGTGCTGTTCTCTGTTTGGTCAGATGGGGGCAGTGCTGAGGCAGCGATAGGGGCTTCCTGAGAATCTTCCTTGGCTGGAGAAGAGGTGAATGGATACATAATCCACACAgtatgaaaatgaaaccattatCAATGAGCAATGTTACTAAGGTAAGCTCAGTCACTCTGGCCCTCAGTACCTGTGAGTAAGGTAAGCTTAGTCACTCTGGCCCTCAGTACCTGTGAGTAAGGTAAGCTCAGTCACTTTGGCCCTCAGTACCTGTGAATAAGGTAAGCTCAGTCACTTTGGCCCTCAGTACCTGTGAGTAAGGTAAGCTTAGTCACTCTGGCCCTCAGTACCTGTGAGTAAGGTAAGCTCAGTCACTTTGGCCCTCAGTACCTGTGAATAAGGTAAGCTCAGTCACTTTGGCCCTCAGTACCTGTGAATAAGGTAAGCTCAGTCACTCTGGCCCTCAGTACCTGTGAGTAAGGTAAGCTCAGTCACTTTGGCCCTCAGTACCTGTGAGTAAGGTAAGCTCAGTCACTTTGGCCCTCAGTACCTGTGAATAAGGTAAGCTCAGTCACTTTGGCCCTCAGTACCTGTGAGTAAGGTAAGCTCAGTCACTTTGGCCCTCAGTACCTGTGAATAAGGTAAGCTCAGTCACTTTGGCCCTCAGTACCTGTGAATAAGGTAAGCTCAGTCACTTTGGCCCTCAGTACCTGTGAGTAAAGTAAGTTCTGTCACTCTGGCCCTCAGGGACTCCAGCTCACTCTGGAGGGCAGGTAGAGAAGACAGCTCCTCTTTCatcttctcattctctctctccagctctccgcTCCggacgctctctctccctttctcctctgcTTGCTGCAGGGCCAGGTTGAGCTCCTCTTTCTGGGTCTGAGGGACAGAAGGGAGAGAAGAGGTGAGGCTTCAAAACAGCGTGAGAAACAGACTCTGCCAGTTCCTTAACTGGAAGGAACAGCAGGTTCACAATTACATgctgagaagagagaggaggtacCATAGATGTGTTTGTTAAGGAATAGTCCAACTTTTTGGAGAATTAGTTTTTGCCTGTCTCACCCATAATTAGATAAGGTTGATACCAATTTCATCCTTGCGCACAATGTATGTGGCCTCCATGCAAATGGTGCGATCACTATGAATGGTTGCTGAtagaagcaataaaaaaaagccCAAAAATACACACTCAAACTAAAATATGCGGATTTGGAAGCATTGTCTgaacttttcatttttgagcCAAGccaacattaaaaacacaggTTATGTCACAGCAGCCACCATTTACAGAAATATACCATTTCAGAAGCAAAGTTTGTAAATCGCATCAAGTGatatgggcaaaaaaaaaaaaaaaaaaaaaagctcaaaagTTCAATCACAGTCCGATCAAAAATCTACCACTGTCTGGGGTTGACTGTTTAAAACAAGTGCTGTATGCAAGAAACAGTTACGGTCAAAAGGTGGCAGTACTGCATACCGGTGACTACCGGCCAACTTCACTGCAGTTGGCTTATATCAGAATGGTTTCTCAGCCATCTCTAATATGCTGTACCGTATTCTCAGGTCTCCATCCAATCCCTTGGTCTACGACATGCACCATGTTTCTCCTGCCTGGACATGCTCTCACATCTCTATGTGTTAGCTTTACATCTGACAATAAACTGATAATTACACATTAAAGAGACGAATGAAGGCAGGCTGGCAGAGGAGAGCACACTGAGAAGAGGTCTAACCTGTAGTTGTGTCTGTAGATCGCTGATTTGCTGGTTCTCTTTCGCAAGTTTATCCAGAAGCTCTGCCATCTCCTGAGCTCCCTGGGGTTCTGCTTCTGCACTCTGAAACGCctaacccaacacacacgcacacacacacacacgtacacacacacacgtacacacacacacacacacacacacacacagacacacagacacacacgcacacacacgcacacacacacacacacacacacacacacacacacacacacacagacacacagacacacagacacacacacacacacacagacacacacacacacacacacacacacacacacacacacacacagacaaacacacacagagacacacacacacagacacacagacacacagacgcacagacgcacacagacactcacacacacacacacacacacacacacacacgcacacacacacacacacacacacacacacacacacacacacgcacacagaaaagaAAGACGCATGCCTGATGAACATGCCATCTCCACAGTGAGTGGCAgaacacagaaataaagaaagcaGTGATGGCCTACCTGGTTCCCCTGCAGCTCCGTCTCACTCAGTTCTCTCGTATGAACATCTTCcgctaaataaaaacactcacGTCAGCACTACAATACACACTCATGCCATAACACAATAACACTGCTGTTACTATTACAAGCAGTCACTGCATTTACCATTATAATACTGTCATCTCATGTTGAAATTTACCACACCGTTAGCACAACCGGCTAGCAAAATCCTAAATGCCATACTGCCATaacagctaaatgacaaaaccTAACAAAATCACACAGCACAAGTTCATAACACATTATACCATGAAGCATTACAGAAGAGGAGTGATGCATTTTGTGGTATTAAAGCTGAATATCCAGTATTAAAAATTAAGTAGTGATTTCTGGGCACAAAGGCTTTGGATCAATTTCCAGTTCTGGGATCAGAATGGTCTATTGGCCGTAGCTGTAACACCAGTGGGCCTCCGTGCACAACTTTCTTTTCAAACTCTTAGCTACTTCCAGTTGATTTCTGTCCTTAACAAACCCGCTAAACAGCTAATTCAAATAGACTGTGGATCTCCTGGTTCAAAGCTTTTTAGTATGACAGCTGATTAGTACTGGAAGCCGGCTCTGTTGTTCCGTCTTCCCATCTGTCTAAACGGTTTAGGCAGAGGCTGGAGGATTTGTCATTACTGAGCGGCAGGTAAGTGGCAGTTGGTCATGGGAGACCACACCTCTCCCGTTCACAAGCTTTCAAAAATCCATAACCTTCCTGGAGACATAAGATTGACAACAACCGCTCCACAGTCCAACACGTTTTCCAATTATATGTGTGCAGTCTAGTGTTTTTCCAGAAGGGAACCACAGGTGGACATGTTCCCCCTTCTTTACTCTCCTAACAGACTATTCAGCAGAAGAGTTTTAAAGCTGTTTAAAAGTTTTAAAGCTGTTAATTCAAGTGTACGTATACATCGGATCTCTTGGTGCAGGGGGTCAGGACCTCAGAATACAGAATGTTCCAATTAagagtttctttatttttttttaatactggcagatactgaaataaaaactgaaccacaaaatgaaattcacaaaatATAATTAGACAATGCTTTTATATGAATGTAAGGAAGGAAGAGAGTATGAGGAGGAAAACATAGAGCATTTATAACTACTCTACAGTTAGTCCAGCCAAAACTACAGATGCTAAGGGGGGCATATCTCACAGATTAAAGCTAAATGCTAAGAATAGCATGCAGCAGGCTCTTAATATCCCCAAGCAGCCACTGGCCATGTCAGTGAATTCGCAAGCTCAGATTTCCCACTCTATTCTGCACCTACCATCATCCAGGTCAGTGAAGACACCTGTGGACACAATAAACCTTACTTTTTATGCATCATCATTTTTATGGCGGATCGGATTTCATTCTCAGATTCAGTTGAGTATGATATGTGAATTAATGCCATTAATCCTAAGGTGGCAAGTTGCCACAGGTTTACATTTTGGTTGAGATCTATAActtcacaaaacaaaattttgttgtgaagtattttttatttttttaggaaaTCAAATGAAATGACTCATCATTCGGAAATGCGAAAGtatcaaatatccatccatccatccattatctaaacccgcttatcctgaacagggttgcaggggggctggagcctatcccagcatacattgggcgaaaggcaggaatacacccactcacacactcatgcctacgggcaatttagactctccaatcagcctaacctgcatgtctttggactgtgggaggaaaccggagtacccggaggaaacccacgcagacacggggagaacatgcaaactccgcacagagaggccccggccgacggggattcaaacccaggacctccttgctgtgaggcggcagtgctacccactgcgccatccgtgccgccctagtATCAAATATCCAACTTTCCAAAAACAAACCTGCCACCAAGGGGATAAACTTAGATAACAACTGTGATGACGGTCAATACGAACAGTTCTCAAGTTCAGTGATGGTTTCTATGCCCCAACTTCAGCTCTGCTTTTCTTGAGAAACAAGTGTGGCTGCACTGGCTGTCACTCTCACTGGAAGTATGGCAATATCTCCTCGCCGCCAGCAAACAACAACCCGACAAACCGATAGCAGTGCAATAGTAACAATAACACTAAAAATGCATGAGAAATACTCATCCAGTACTATTCGGTCATTGATAACAGTAAGGAAAATGTGTTGAATATCAGTTGTACTTACAATATGATCATGTGACTTACCTGAAAATACAATGGTGCCAATGCCAAGCAAAAGCAGAGCTCCCAAAATGCACTTGTTGAGAGTGAAGCCTCCATCCTCATCGCCCTCTCTGGGCCTCAGCCGGTTGTCTTCCTCCACCTCAtcgccctccctccccagctCGTCCAAGGGTCCAATCGGAAACACTTTCCTCTtcctcagcccctccccctcgggGCCTTGCTCCGCCCCCAACTCGGAGTCATAGGGCAATTCTACCCAAGAAAATGAGAAGTTCTGGAAATTAAACAGCCACCTCAAAACCAGCAGACTTTGAAGCTCTTTTTTAGTACGACAGCTGATTAGTACTGGAAGCCGGCTGTGTTGTTCTGCCAGCCCATGTCTAAACGGTTTAGGCAGAGGCTGGAGGATTTGTCATTACTGAGCTGTATGTAAGTGGCAGTTGGTCACGGGAGACCACACCTCTCCCGTTAGCAAGCTTTCAAAAATCCATAACCTTCCTAGAGACTCATGACTGACAAGAACTGCCCCACACTCCAACACAATTTCCCAATTAGGTGCGAGCGGTCTAGTGTTTTTCCAGAAGGGAACCACAGGTGGACGTGTTCGGCTTTCTTTAAACTCCGAACAGAGTACTCAGAAGAGTTTTAAAGCAGCACGGATTCAAGCTGGCACAAGCCTCCACGAGCAGGCTCCTCAAGGAATATCATCACAGGTCTGGACACCACAAATAAAGCTGCCTGCTACACTCTCAGTTAAGTGCTGATACTACAGTCCCCTGTGTCTTCTATTTTTGCTCCAGCAAACTCTAATTACTTTGCAAATCCTTAACTGAACCTCCACTCCAGTGAATTACttcccattttcattttcatttccacaTAAAAGCCAACATGATCCACTATATACTAAATACAGTACTGCACTGACAGCTGGCACGGAAAACATTAATAACTGTATGTGCCCAATTAGTAGTTGTATATGCACAATTAAGTTGAATTCCACTGATGCATTAGCCTCTTATGAGCAATTATATGCAAATGATATCAGCCTTATTGTTTAATCAGCTAATTTTCCATAACAAATTAACAGAAATGTTATACTCTCGGGTAACCAAGGCAAGCCAGATTAGTtatattcaataataaaatatagatcCAATTTACTGCATGCCGCAAAGATTCAAATTGCAAAAAGGTTAATTTAAGAAgcattacaaagcattttggAAATGTACTGAAAAGTGCAGTACAAAGAAAagctataaatatttttttataaagccaCAAAGTGCGGCTGTTTCCTGTAACTGCCCATCTTGCCTATTTAGATAAACATTTGGGCCACTGGGAAGGCCAGGACGATGATAAGCAATGTAACAGATATTGCATGGCGCTCTGAGGAAAGGGCTCCCTCCTGCACGGAGAGCACAGTGGAGAGAAGAGAGCACATACAGGAGAACAGCGACTCGCTGCAGAAGCTGAAAGAATCCGTGTctcaaaaaaaacccaaattaGATATGGCAGGACAATGCAGTCTGATGTGAATGCTCTTCCACTTTCTCCTGGaaaatgtacacaaaaaaaaaaaaaaatcatgctcCCCATTTGCATGTGCCAATTTGCATGCACCCTTTCTTTGTACACTCCTCCTACCAGAGATTCCTCGTCTCGTCAGCTTCCTTTCCCAGATATGGAACATGTCCTTGACCAGCTGGTCCACCAATTGCACTTAAACACAAACACGACGAGCGTTTACCCGCCCGCTCAGTCAGGGGAACAGGGAGGGGCTAGATGTGTGACATTAGACCTTTAAATCAGTTACTGAGTGAACAGTGCAATATTCAACTGAGCCGCGAGAGGAAACTCCTACACCTCCTGCATTATTAACTTTGATTGGTATGTGTCGAGTGCCCGCTCCATCAGTGTCCATACCTGCTTGTTTCCCAACATCAGACACTTTTCTGGCCAGCTCAGAGCCCTCTTCTTCCTGCTGAAGCCCCGCCCCTCCGTGGGAATCAGGGCTGATTGGTATGTGGCTCTCGGGGGAGGAGCTTACGTGGGTGTACGTGTCAGAGAAGGTTTCAGGCTCATGGCTAATGTGGCTGTAGCCCTCAGGGTGGCAGCCAAAGGAGGGTGAGGGGCTTAACAGGGTGGGGCTGGGAGGGGTGGAGCCATCATTGCTCTCAGGCGCAGTTTCCTGGCAAACCTGCA is a window of Conger conger chromosome 1, fConCon1.1, whole genome shotgun sequence DNA encoding:
- the pbxip1b gene encoding pre-B-cell leukemia homeobox interacting protein 1b isoform X3, with product MSDSSNITDSNSSSNNWTVFPTEQPAVGNVGPGAEGSESLTAAPSLALRETGKETEKLTDDSAAGMEEVHPEQGLQEPAVENIGPEAEVKAGLADTPVSAQEVTGAETGGGAAQTEDVRSEEGLQVCQETAPESNDGSTPPSPTLLSPSPSFGCHPEGYSHISHEPETFSDTYTHVSSSPESHIPISPDSHGGAGLQQEEEGSELARKVSDVGKQAVQLVDQLVKDMFHIWERKLTRRGISELPYDSELGAEQGPEGEGLRKRKVFPIGPLDELGREGDEVEEDNRLRPREGDEDGGFTLNKCILGALLLLGIGTIVFSAEDVHTRELSETELQGNQAFQSAEAEPQGAQEMAELLDKLAKENQQISDLQTQLQTQKEELNLALQQAEEKGRESVRSGELERENEKMKEELSSLPALQSELESLRARVTELTLLTAKEDSQEAPIAASALPPSDQTENSTQTPAVGEEAGATEEKSQAGSLEEELERQKVLLEGSRKRLEGMKAEEGGKKGVREGLVEMERRLTEQVEKLGKRGGEKGKRPWEAGSERAEQGKEWRGEKEAHGRRNGGRDGGREKEPRNEWRGEKDWKEGGERGRGADRVWKEMEERKERRAEKDWKREWHGGRNEGKERKQKERKEQAGEKEWKAGRDGERGGKDWKPREEEKEKGWYKNWERKKDGWKEERKPHSKEGHHKHEESRNGREGVGEQKEKAKKDRHWQGTADKTPLDPSHRHHEHNQYWKRKREKLQHFYRPLVQCHGIAECAKVEGLAPVQLSDFEALLAGYLSKMEAAGVGGGEEIGKLVKDFFVDGVFTHDKISFRDFVEDLADILEDMVEGEGEDNDEMEDEMEAFEKEALRLFSVGVVERGGEGEDLRAG
- the pbxip1b gene encoding pre-B-cell leukemia homeobox interacting protein 1b isoform X4 — protein: MSDSSNITDSNSSSNNWTVFPTEQPAVGNVGPGAEGSESLTAAPSLALRETGKETEKLTDDSAAGMEEVHPEQGLQEPAVENIGPEAEVKAGLADTPVSAQEVTGAETGGGAAQTEDVRSEEGLQVCQETAPESNDGSTPPSPTLLSPSPSFGCHPEGYSHISHEPETFSDTYTHVSSSPESHIPISPDSHGGAGLQQEEEGSELARKVSDVGKQAELPYDSELGAEQGPEGEGLRKRKVFPIGPLDELGREGDEVEEDNRLRPREGDEDGGFTLNKCILGALLLLGIGTIVFSGVFTDLDDAEDVHTRELSETELQGNQAFQSAEAEPQGAQEMAELLDKLAKENQQISDLQTQLQTQKEELNLALQQAEEKGRESVRSGELERENEKMKEELSSLPALQSELESLRARVTELTLLTAKEDSQEAPIAASALPPSDQTENSTQTPAVGEEAGATEEKSQAGSLEEELERQKVLLEGSRKRLEGMKAEEGGKKGVREGLVEMERRLTEQVEKLGKRGGEKGKRPWEAGSERAEQGKEWRGEKEAHGRRNGGRDGGREKEPRNEWRGEKDWKEGGERGRGADRVWKEMEERKERRAEKDWKREWHGGRNEGKERKQKERKEQAGEKEWKAGRDGERGGKDWKPREEEKEKGWYKNWERKKDGWKEERKPHSKEGHHKHEESRNGREGVGEQKEKAKKDRHWQGTADKTPLDPSHRHHEHNQYWKRKREKLQHFYRPLVQCHGIAECAKVEGLAPVQLSDFEALLAGYLSKMEAAGVGGGEEIGKLVKDFFVDGVFTHDKISFRDFVEDLADILEDMVEGEGEDNDEMEDEMEAFEKEALRLFSVGVVERGGEGEDLRAG
- the pbxip1b gene encoding pre-B-cell leukemia homeobox interacting protein 1b isoform X1 yields the protein MSDSSNITDSNSSSNNWTVFPTEQPAVGNVGPGAEGSESLTAAPSLALRETGKETEKLTDDSAAGMEEVHPEQGLQEPAVENIGPEAEVKAGLADTPVSAQEVTGAETGGGAAQTEDVRSEEGLQVCQETAPESNDGSTPPSPTLLSPSPSFGCHPEGYSHISHEPETFSDTYTHVSSSPESHIPISPDSHGGAGLQQEEEGSELARKVSDVGKQAVQLVDQLVKDMFHIWERKLTRRGISELPYDSELGAEQGPEGEGLRKRKVFPIGPLDELGREGDEVEEDNRLRPREGDEDGGFTLNKCILGALLLLGIGTIVFSGVFTDLDDAEDVHTRELSETELQGNQAFQSAEAEPQGAQEMAELLDKLAKENQQISDLQTQLQTQKEELNLALQQAEEKGRESVRSGELERENEKMKEELSSLPALQSELESLRARVTELTLLTAKEDSQEAPIAASALPPSDQTENSTQTPAVGEEAGATEEKSQAGSLEEELERQKVLLEGSRKRLEGMKAEEGGKKGVREGLVEMERRLTEQVEKLGKRGGEKGKRPWEAGSERAEQGKEWRGEKEAHGRRNGGRDGGREKEPRNEWRGEKDWKEGGERGRGADRVWKEMEERKERRAEKDWKREWHGGRNEGKERKQKERKEQAGEKEWKAGRDGERGGKDWKPREEEKEKGWYKNWERKKDGWKEERKPHSKEGHHKHEESRNGREGVGEQKEKAKKDRHWQGTADKTPLDPSHRHHEHNQYWKRKREKLQHFYRPLVQCHGIAECAKVEGLAPVQLSDFEALLAGYLSKMEAAGVGGGEEIGKLVKDFFVDGVFTHDKISFRDFVEDLADILEDMVEGEGEDNDEMEDEMEAFEKEALRLFSVGVVERGGEGEDLRAG
- the pbxip1b gene encoding pre-B-cell leukemia homeobox interacting protein 1b isoform X2 — protein: MSDSSNITDSNSSSNNWTVFPTEPAVGNVGPGAEGSESLTAAPSLALRETGKETEKLTDDSAAGMEEVHPEQGLQEPAVENIGPEAEVKAGLADTPVSAQEVTGAETGGGAAQTEDVRSEEGLQVCQETAPESNDGSTPPSPTLLSPSPSFGCHPEGYSHISHEPETFSDTYTHVSSSPESHIPISPDSHGGAGLQQEEEGSELARKVSDVGKQAVQLVDQLVKDMFHIWERKLTRRGISELPYDSELGAEQGPEGEGLRKRKVFPIGPLDELGREGDEVEEDNRLRPREGDEDGGFTLNKCILGALLLLGIGTIVFSGVFTDLDDAEDVHTRELSETELQGNQAFQSAEAEPQGAQEMAELLDKLAKENQQISDLQTQLQTQKEELNLALQQAEEKGRESVRSGELERENEKMKEELSSLPALQSELESLRARVTELTLLTAKEDSQEAPIAASALPPSDQTENSTQTPAVGEEAGATEEKSQAGSLEEELERQKVLLEGSRKRLEGMKAEEGGKKGVREGLVEMERRLTEQVEKLGKRGGEKGKRPWEAGSERAEQGKEWRGEKEAHGRRNGGRDGGREKEPRNEWRGEKDWKEGGERGRGADRVWKEMEERKERRAEKDWKREWHGGRNEGKERKQKERKEQAGEKEWKAGRDGERGGKDWKPREEEKEKGWYKNWERKKDGWKEERKPHSKEGHHKHEESRNGREGVGEQKEKAKKDRHWQGTADKTPLDPSHRHHEHNQYWKRKREKLQHFYRPLVQCHGIAECAKVEGLAPVQLSDFEALLAGYLSKMEAAGVGGGEEIGKLVKDFFVDGVFTHDKISFRDFVEDLADILEDMVEGEGEDNDEMEDEMEAFEKEALRLFSVGVVERGGEGEDLRAG